The Polyangium mundeleinium genome contains the following window.
CCCCACGCCGAGGTCGCCGCCTCGACCATCGCGGCGACGACGTCCGGATGCGGCGGCGTCGTCGCGTTCCAGTCGAGGTAGACGACCCTCACCGCTCCTTCTCCGCGTCCGGCGACGGCAGCTCGCCCGGCGCGCGTTGCGCGACCGTCAGGAAAAACGCCGCGCCGCCGAGCCGCACGCCCTCGATGATCTCGTTGCAGGGCGAAGCGAGCTTGAGCTCGCCGCCGAGCCCGCGCGCCGTGCGCCGCGCGATCGCAAGTCCCACGCCCACACCCCCGTGCTCTCGCGTGACCGATCCATCCACCTGGTAGAACGGATCGAAGATGCGCTGCTGCTGATCGGGCGGGATGCCCGGCCCGGTGTCGCCCACGCAGAGCTCGTAGTGCCCCGAGGCGAGGCGCGCCACACGCACGCCCACAGTGCCGCCGGACGGCGTGAACTTCGCGGCGTTCTCGAGCAAGTGCACCATCGCGCGCTGGAGCCTGCCCGCGTCGCCCCAGCCGGGGAGCGGGCCGCGCGGAAGATTCTCGACGAGGTGGATCCGCGCCTCGGCGAGGTTGTCGGCGACCTGCGCGACGGCCCTGCGTGTCGTGTCGAGGAAGTCGTAGTCGACGTGGATGAAGCGCATGCGCCCCGTCTCGAGCCCCGTCACGTCGAGCAGGTTGTCCATGAGCGATCGCAGCCGCCGGACGCAGTCGTCCATCGCGCGCAGCGCCTTGCCCTGCGCCCGCGTGAGCGGCCCGAGCTCCTCGTCGAGCAGCAGTTTCACGTAGCCGACGATCGGGGTCATCGGCGTCGCCAGCTCGTGCGAGATGTTCCGGTAGAATTCGGTGCGCGCGGCGTCCGCCTCACGCAGCCGCGCGTTCGCCCGGCTGAGCTCGGCGACCTTCTCTTCGAGGTGCTGCACGATGCGCTGGCTCTGCTGGCGCAGGCGCACCGCGCCGGCCGAGACGGGCATGTTCTCGCGCGTGCCTTGCTGGATGTAGCGCTCGATCACGGTCGCGAACGAGCGTGCGTCGATGGGCTTCTGCAGGAAGCCGTCGCAGCCGACGGCGAGGCTCGTCTCGCGATCGCCCTCGGCCGTGATGGCCACGATGGGCACGCCCGCGAGCTGCTGCTCGCCGCGCAGGCGCAACGTCACCTCGAACCCGTCGAGCCCGGGGATGTTGAGATCGACCAGGATGAGGTCGGGCGCCATGCCGCTGACTGCCAGCCGGACGCCCTCGAGCCCGTCGGCAGCGTCGATCACCTCGTGGCCTGCTTTCTGAAGCAGCTTGCGCACGAGCAGGCGGTTCGCGGGATCGTCCTCGATGTGAAGGATTCGGGGCATTCTCGGGGCCATCGTACCCCGACCTCGGCCACCTTTTGCTGCAAACGCGCAGGTTGACGGCCGGCCGCACGTCGGCAATACGTGCCGGCCATGCGCCTGCGTCTCCTCCCGAACATCGTGCTCCTCTTCGTGGCCACTGGTTGCTGCAACGCGGGCTCGGATTCGAGCCAGAACGCAGCGCCCTCCGACAGCGCCGTGCTCCCCTCGCCCTCGGCTGTAGCGCCGAGCGCGCCCTCCGCCTCCGCCGCCGAAGCGCCTGCGCCCGCACCCACAGCGGAGCGGCAGATCGCGGGCGCCGCGCACATCCTCGTCGCCTGGAAGGGCGCCGAGCGCGCGCCGAAGACGGTGACGCGCACCAAGGACGAGGCGAAGAAACGCGCAGGGGACGTCCTCGCGCAGGTGAAGGACAGCAAGCAGACCTTCGAGGAGCTCGTCGCGAAGTACACCGACGACGAGGTCTCGAAGGCCGCGAACGGCGCCATCGGCAACTTCGAACGCAACGCGATGCCGCCGGCGTTCGCGGACGCGACCTTCGCCATGGAGGTCGGCACGATCTCGGACGTCGTCGAGACGGCCCAGGGCTACCACATCATCAAGCGGACCAGGTGACCATGTCTGAAGGGGAGGCGACGCAGGACCCGAGCGCCGAGGACGTCGCAAAGGGCGCCGAGGCCGACGAGGCGAAGGCGCTGGAAGGCGAAGCCAAAGGCGCGGCCAAGAAGGCGAAGGGCAAGGCCAAGGCGGCGTCGAAAGACGCGGCCAAGGCGTGGAACCCCACCGGCGCGCTACCAGCGCGGCAGGCGTACGCGCTCGCGGTGGTGAGCGGCTTGCTCTACTTCCTCGGCTTCCCGGGCATCGACATCTGGCCGCTCTCGCTCGTCGCGCTCGTGCCGCTCATCGTGGCGATGCGTGGTCAGCCGGTGCGCCGCGCCGCAGGCCTCGGGTGGACGGCCGGCTTCACGATGACGATGACCGGCTTCTACTGGCTGATGGAGATGCTGAAGGTCTTCAGCGGCTTCCCTGTGCCGCTGTGCATGCTCTTCATGGCAATCCTCTGCGCCTACCAGGGCGGCCGCATCGCGCTCGCCGGCTGGCTCTACGGACGCGCCGAGACACGCGGATGGCCCGCGCCGCTCGTCTTCGCGCTCGCCTTCGCCGCGAGCGAGCTCGTCTTCCCGCTGCTCTTCCCCTGGTACTACGGCGCCTCGGTGCACAACGCGCCCGTGCTGATGCAGGTCGCCGATCTCGGCGGCCCGATCCTCGTCGGCCTCGTGCTCGTCTGCGCGAACCTCGGCCTCGCCGAGATCATCGTTGCCTGGCGCAAGCGCGAGAAGGCCAATCACCGCATCGTCGCGATCGGCATCGCCGTCCCGCTGCTCGCGGCCGGCTACGGATTCCTCCGGGTCCGTACGATCGGCCAGACGATGGCCGAGGCGAAGAAGGTGCGGATCGGCATCGTGCAGGGGAACATGGGCCTCTTCGATCGGAAGAACGCCTACCAGGTCTACGTGAACCGCACGAAGGAGCTCGCGAAGTCGAAGGAGGTCGACCTCGTGGTGTGGAGCGAGGGCGCCGTCCCCGCCCCGCGCGTCGTCAGCGAGGCGAGCTACAAGGACGAGGTCCAGAAGAGCCTCACGAAGCAGCTCGGCGTCCCGACGATCGTGGGCTCGGTGCTGCGCACGCCGCCGAGCACGCCGGGCGGGCGCATGACCTACTTCAACACGGCGCTCATGGCCGGCGACGAGGGCAAGATCCTCGGCCGCTACGACAAGCAGTACCTGCTCGCCTTCGGCGAGTACCTGCCGTTCGGCGACATGTTCCCGATCCTGTACAAATGGTCGCCGAACTCAGGTCAGTTCACGCCGGGCACGTCGCTCGACGCGTTGCCCTGGGGCGAGCACAAGATCGGCGCGCTCATCTGCTACGAGGACATCCTGCCGTCGTTCGTGCAGAAGCTCGTGAAGCACAGCGATCCGGACCTGCTCGTGAACCTCACGAACGACGCGTGGTTCGGCGACTCGACGGAGCCGTGGATCCACCTCGCGCTGGCGAAGCTACGCGCCGTGGAGCACCGGCGCTTCCTCGTGCGCGCGACGAACAGCGGCGTGAGCGCGATCGTCGACGCAACAGGCCGGGTGGTCGCGCACGGCGGCACGTTCCGCGAGGAGACGATCATCGGCGAGGGCCGCTTCATGCGGGCCTGGACGCTCTACGGCGCGATCGGCGATGTGCCCTGGTACCTCGCCACGGCAGCGATCGTGGCGATGGGCATCTGGAGCCGCCCGAAACGCGCGGCGGCCGCGAAGGCTGCTTAGAACGACGCCCTCACCCCTGCCCCTCTCCCGCGCGGGAGAGGGGTTTTAGGCCTTCGGCTTGCGCTGCGGCTTCTCAGGCGCAGACGCAGGCTCCGACGGCGGCGAGCTGCTCCTGTAGGGCAGCGTCGTCCGCAGCACGTCGCGCGGGATGTGTGGTGTTGGCACGTGCGGGCCGGATTGGATCTCCTTCTCGATTGCGTTCAGCGTCTCGGATCCGAGCCTGCGTGCGGGCTCGACGCTGATGTCCGGTGATGTGTCTCGGCCGCGCCGTGACTTGCGGCTCGATGCGACCGGCACCATCTCCCCGCTCCGCGCGACCTTTTCGGCTGCGCGGTTGATCATCGGCTCGATCGCGCGGAGGCCGATCCGCAGCGCGTTTGTCACCCGCCGCGCCTCTGTGCCGCCGCGGACGACCAGACAAAGCACGGCCCGGTTTGCTGCGACGCCGACGTGACAGTCGAGGGAGAGCGTCCCGGCGCGCGACACCAGCTCGCCGTGTGCGAGCTGGACCAGCACGACCCGATCCGTCCCTGCGACGACGTCTGCGGCTGCGGAGAGCGTTTTCCGCGCGCCCTCGGGGATCTCCCGCGGCCCTCCCTTCGTGACGAGATCGCCACGACGGGAGAGCACGAACGCATAGAGCGCG
Protein-coding sequences here:
- the lnt gene encoding apolipoprotein N-acyltransferase, which produces MSEGEATQDPSAEDVAKGAEADEAKALEGEAKGAAKKAKGKAKAASKDAAKAWNPTGALPARQAYALAVVSGLLYFLGFPGIDIWPLSLVALVPLIVAMRGQPVRRAAGLGWTAGFTMTMTGFYWLMEMLKVFSGFPVPLCMLFMAILCAYQGGRIALAGWLYGRAETRGWPAPLVFALAFAASELVFPLLFPWYYGASVHNAPVLMQVADLGGPILVGLVLVCANLGLAEIIVAWRKREKANHRIVAIGIAVPLLAAGYGFLRVRTIGQTMAEAKKVRIGIVQGNMGLFDRKNAYQVYVNRTKELAKSKEVDLVVWSEGAVPAPRVVSEASYKDEVQKSLTKQLGVPTIVGSVLRTPPSTPGGRMTYFNTALMAGDEGKILGRYDKQYLLAFGEYLPFGDMFPILYKWSPNSGQFTPGTSLDALPWGEHKIGALICYEDILPSFVQKLVKHSDPDLLVNLTNDAWFGDSTEPWIHLALAKLRAVEHRRFLVRATNSGVSAIVDATGRVVAHGGTFREETIIGEGRFMRAWTLYGAIGDVPWYLATAAIVAMGIWSRPKRAAAAKAA
- a CDS encoding peptidylprolyl isomerase; its protein translation is MRLRLLPNIVLLFVATGCCNAGSDSSQNAAPSDSAVLPSPSAVAPSAPSASAAEAPAPAPTAERQIAGAAHILVAWKGAERAPKTVTRTKDEAKKRAGDVLAQVKDSKQTFEELVAKYTDDEVSKAANGAIGNFERNAMPPAFADATFAMEVGTISDVVETAQGYHIIKRTR
- a CDS encoding hybrid sensor histidine kinase/response regulator; protein product: MPRILHIEDDPANRLLVRKLLQKAGHEVIDAADGLEGVRLAVSGMAPDLILVDLNIPGLDGFEVTLRLRGEQQLAGVPIVAITAEGDRETSLAVGCDGFLQKPIDARSFATVIERYIQQGTRENMPVSAGAVRLRQQSQRIVQHLEEKVAELSRANARLREADAARTEFYRNISHELATPMTPIVGYVKLLLDEELGPLTRAQGKALRAMDDCVRRLRSLMDNLLDVTGLETGRMRFIHVDYDFLDTTRRAVAQVADNLAEARIHLVENLPRGPLPGWGDAGRLQRAMVHLLENAAKFTPSGGTVGVRVARLASGHYELCVGDTGPGIPPDQQQRIFDPFYQVDGSVTREHGGVGVGLAIARRTARGLGGELKLASPCNEIIEGVRLGGAAFFLTVAQRAPGELPSPDAEKER